The following coding sequences lie in one Apus apus isolate bApuApu2 chromosome 16, bApuApu2.pri.cur, whole genome shotgun sequence genomic window:
- the DEPDC5 gene encoding GATOR complex protein DEPDC5 isoform X3 codes for MRTNKVYKLVIHKKGFGGSDDELVVNPKVFLQIKLGDVVEIAHPNDEYSPLLLQVKSLKEDLQKETISVDQTVAQVFRLRPYQDVHVNVVDPKEVTLDLVELTFKDQYIGRGDMWRLKKSLVSTCAYVTQKVEFAGIRAQAGELWVKSEKVTCGYISEDTRVVFRSTSAMVYIFIQMSCEMWDFDIYGDLYFEKAVNGFLADLFTKWKEKNCSHEVTVVLFSRTFYEAKSIDEFPETHRASIRQDHEGRFYEDFYKVVVQNERREEWTSLLVTIKKLFIQYPVLVRLEQAEGFPPGYNSTSAQGNYLEAINLSFNVFDKHYINRNFDRTGQMSVVITPGVGVFEVDRLLMILTKQRMIDNGIGVDLVCMGEQPLHAVPLFKLHNRCGPGDSRLGDDYNIPHWINHSFYTSKSQLLCNSFTPRIKLAGRKPLTEKAKNNRDASLGTPKDAENALPIQVDYDGYDAQVFRLPGPSRAQRCTTFSRSVRERESRTRKSSSSYDVSCSPSLQSRTLPPEEVRSQASDDSSLGKISNILMIPRPHLHQCEVSSSLGYTSTRDVLENMLEPQQRDSSAPGRFHVGSAESMLHIRPGGYTPQRALINPFAPSRMPMKLTSNRRRWMHTFPVGPSGEAIQIHHQTRQNMAEMQGNGQQDLTHSSAELLELAYHEAAGRHISARHPGDGASFLSFSGTEEYSNGLAGSNSAGMNLKTQNKDTLEDAVSNSPDPMPGFCCTVGVDWKSLTTPACLPLTTDYFPDRQSLQNDYTEGCYDLLPEADIDRRDEEGVQMTAQQVFEEFICQRLMQGYQIIVQSKPQKTATTVPPPLSSSPLYSRGLVSRNRPEEEDQYWLSMGRTFHKVTLKDKIITVTRYLPKYPYESAQINYTYSLCPSHSDSEFVSCWVEFSHERLEEYKWNYLDQYICSAGSEDFSLIESLKFWRTRFLLLPACISATKRIVEGEAHCDVYGDRPRSDEEEWQLLDGFIRFVEALNRIRRRHRSDRMIRKGSAMKGLQIAGPIPTHSLEQSGSHIVRKGTSALSALLQMEASQKTLGEQQAAMLSGKSSGQPSESGSIAITPTYMDSPRKDGAFFMDFVRSPHTASTFCSQVSIDQSVPATSDGNTLINTGQLPDRGNTQTLGSSQNVAEQGYTTAGAAEGSSQCSASTLTSSSTLIEILEAMKHPTTGIQLLSEQKGLSPYCFISAEVVHWLVNNVEGVQTQAMAIDIMQKMLEEQLIVHASGEALRTFIYGFYFYKIVVDKEPDRVGMQQPAMWHTAAMDDFSAFQRKWFEVAFVAEELLHSEIPAFFLPWLPSRPASYASRHSSFSRSFGGRSQAAALLAATVPEQRTVTLDVDVNNRTDRLEWCSCYYHGNFSLNAAFEIKLHWMAVTAAVLFEMVQGWHRKATSCGFLLVPVLEGPFALPSYLYGDPLRAQLFIPLNVSCLLKEGSEHLFDGFEPETYWDRMHLLQEAIAYRFGFVQDKYSASAFNFPAENKPQYIHVTGTVFLQLPYSKRKFSCGQQRRRRNSTSSTNQNMFCEERIGYNWAYNTMLTKTWRSSATGDEKFADRLLKDFTDFCWNKDSRLVLFWTDCLDKMHASAP; via the exons ATGAGAACCAACAAGGTGTACAAGCTCGTCATACATAAGAAGGGTTTTGGAGGCAGTG ATGATGAACTGGTGGTGAATCCTAAAGTATTTCTTCAAATCAAGCTGGGAGATGTTGTGGAAATTGCACATCCCAATGATGAATACAG TCCCCTGCTTCTACAGGTGAAGTCACTTAAGGAAGATTTGCAGAAAG AAACTATAAGTGTGGATCAGACAGTGGCACAAGTGTTCCGACTGCGGCCCTACCAGGATGTCCATGTGAATGTTGTTGACCCAAAG gagGTGACACTGGACTTGGTGGAGCTGACCTTCAAGGATCAGTATATTGGGCGTGGGGATATGTGGCGACTGAAGAAGAGTTTG GTCAGTACATGTGCCTATGTCACCCAAAAAGTTGAATTTGCAGGTATCAG ggcacaggcaggtgaACTGTGGGTTAAGAGTGAGAAAGTCACTTGTGGATACATCAGTGAGGACACCCGG GTGGTCTTCCGCTCCACTTCTGCCatggtttatatttttatccAGATGAGCTGTGAAATGTGGGATTTTGATATTTATG GGGACCTGTATTTTGAGAAAGCTGTGAATGGTTTCCTTGCTGACCTCTTCACAAAATGGAAG GAGAAAAATTGCAGCCATGAAGTGacagtggttttattttctagaacATTTTACGAAGCAAAATCTATAG atGAGTTTCCTGAAACACATCGGGCATCGATTCGGCAGGATCATGAGGGGAGATTTTATGAAGATTTTTACAA AGTTGTAGTTCAGAATGAGAGACGAGAAGAGTGGACCTCATTGCTTGTGAccattaaaaagcttttcatcCAGTATCCTGTGTTGGTACGACTGGAGCAAGCAG AGGGCTTTCCCCCAGGTTACAATTCTACCTCGGCACAAGGGAACTACCTGGAGGCAATAAATCTTTCATTCAATG TGTTTGACAAGCACTACATAAACCGGAACTTCGACCGCACTGGGCAGATGTCGGTGGTTATCACACCTGGTGTGGGTGTGTTTGAGGTGGATCGACTGCTCATGATTCTGACCAAACAGCGGATGATAGACAATG GGATAGGTGTGGACTTGGTATGCATGGGAGAACAGCCATTGCATGCTGTACCACTCTTTAAG CTCCATAATCGCTGTGGACCTGGTGACTCCAGATTGGGTGATGACTACAATATTCCACACTGGATAAACCATAG tttctacACATCCAAAAGCCAGCTCCTGTGTAACAGCTTCACTCCACGGATCAAGCTGGCAGGAAGGAAA CCACTgactgagaaagcaaaaaataaccGAGATGCCT cactgGGGACTCCAAAAGATGCTGAGAATGCTCTGCCTATCCAGGTAGATTATGATGGGTATGATGCCCAGGTGTTCAGACTGCCAGGCCCATCCAGAGCCCAGCGCTGTACCACGTTCAG caggTCTGTGAGGGAAAGAGAGAGTCGTACCAGGAAGAGCTCTAGTTCCTACGACGtctcctgcagcccttccctgcagagCCGCACGCTGCCCCCCGAGGAGGTGAGGAGCCAGGCTTCTGATGACAGCTCCCTGGGCAAGATCTCTAACATCCTGATGATCCCACGGCCTCATCTGCACCAGTGTGAAGTCAGCAGCTCTTTGGGCTATACCAGCACCAGAG ATGTCCTAGAGAACATGCTGGAGCCTCAGCAACGTGACTCCAGTGCCCCGGGGAGGTTCCACGTGGGCAGTGCAGAATCCATGCTCCACATCCGGCCTGGGGGCTACACCCCCCAGCGGGCGCTGATCAACCCCTTCGCCCCGTCCCGGATGCCCATGAAGCTGACGTCCAACCGGCGGCGCTGGATGCACACCTTCCCCGTGG GTCCCTCAGGAGAAGCTATCCAGATCCATCATCAAACCCGACAGAATATGGCAGAAATGCAGGGCAATGGGCAGCAGGATTTGACGCAttcctctgctgagctgctggagctggcttACCACGAGGCAGCTGGGAG ACATATCAGTGCTCGGCATCCAGGTGACGGTGCCTCTTTCCTGAGCTTCAGTGGAACAGAAGAATACTCCAATGGTCTGGCTGGCAGCAACAGTGCAG GGATGAATCTCAAAACTCAGAACAAGGATACCCTGGAAGATGCTGTCTCTAACTCTCCAGATCCAA TGCCAGGCTTCTGTTGTACAGTTGGAGTGGACTGGAAATCTCTCACTACTCCAGCATGTCTGCCTCTTACCACCGACTACTTCCCCGACCGTCAGAGCCTGCAGAATGATTACACTGAGGGTTGCTATGATCTCCTCCCAGAAGCTGACATTGACAG GAGGGATGAGGAAGGAGTGCAGATGACAGCCCAGCAGGTGTTTGAGGAGTTTATTTGTCAGCGTCTCATGCAAGGCTATCAAATTATTGTGCAATCCAAGCCACAGAAAACAGCTACAACTGTGCCACCCCCACTCAGCAGCAGTCCCCTTTACAGTCGAG GTCTTGTGTCAAGAAATCGACCTGAGGAAGAAGATCAGTACTGGCTGAGCATGGGCCGTACCTTCCACAAAGTCacattaaaagacaaaataataacTGTGACTCGATACCTGCCAAA GTATCCATATGAATCTGCTCAGATAAATTACACTTACAGCTTGTGCCCCTCACACTCTGACTCTGAATTTGTCTCTTGCTGGGTAGAATTTTCCCATGAGAGACTAGAAGAGTACAAGTGGAATTACTTGGATCAGTATATCTGTTCTGCTGGCTCTGAGGATTTCAG CCTCATCGAATCACTGAAATTCTGGAGGACCcgcttcctgctcctgcctgcctgcatcAGCGCCACCAAGCGCATCGTGGAAGGAGAGGCGCACTGCGACGTGTACGGGGACAGGCCCCGCTCCGACGAGGAGGAGTGGCAGCTCCTGGACGGCTTCATCCGCTTCGTGGAGGCCTTGAACCGCATTCGCCGGCGCCATCGGTCCGATCGGATGATTCGA aaAGGATCTGCCATGAAGGGCTTGCAGATTGCTGGTCCAATTCCCACCCATTCTTTGGAGCAGTCTGGGTCTCACATTGTGAGGAAAGGAACCTCTGCACTCTCAGCTCTGCTACAGATGGAAGCCAGTCAGAA gACACTGGGGGAGCAGCAAGCAGCAATGCTGTCTGGGAagagctctgggcagccttCGGAGAGTGGGAGCATTGCTATCACACCCACCTATATGGACAGCCCTCGTAAG GATGGGGCCTTCTTTATGGATTTTGTTCGCAGCCCACATACAGCTTCAACCTTCTGCTCACAG GTCTCTATAGATCAGTCAGTACCTGCAACCTCAGATGGCAACACATTGATAAACACGGGGCAGTTACCTGATCGGGGCAACACGCAGACCTTGGGAAGTTCCCAGAATGTTGCAGAGCAAGGATACACcacagctggtgctgcagagggCAG CTCTCAGTGTTCAGCAAGCACTCTGACTTCCTCCTCCACCTTGATAGAGATTCTTGAAGCCATGAAACACCCCAC CACAGGGAtccagctgctctctgagcAGAAGGGCCTCTCTCCGTACTGCTTCATCAGCGCAGAAGTTGTGCACTGGCTGGTGAACAACGTGGAAGGTGTGCAAACCCAGGCCATGGCCATTGACATAATGCAG aaaatgcTAGAAGAGCAGCTTATTGTCCATGCATCTGGAGAAGCCTTACGAACCTTTATttatggcttttatttttacaagatTGTTGTGGACAAAGAACCAGACCGAG TGGGCATGCAGCAACCTGCCATGTGGCACACAGCTGCCATGGATGACTTCTCTGCCTTCCAGAGGAAATGGTTTGAGGTGGCATTTGTGGCAGAAGAGCTCCTGCACTCAGAAATCCCAGCCTTcttcctgccctggctgcccagCCGCCCAGCCTCCTATGCAAGTAGGCACAGTTCCTTTAGCCGCAGTTTcggaggacggagccaggcaGCTGCACTATTAG CTGCCACAGTGCCTGAGCAGCGGACGGTGACGCTGGATGTGGATGTGAACAACCGCACGGACCGTCTGGAGTGGTGCAGCTGTTATTACCATGGCAATTTCTCCCTGAACGCTGCCTTTGAAATCAAGTTACACTGGATGGCAGTGACTGCAGCTGTTCTTTTTGAGATG GTTCAAGGTTGGCATCGGAAAGCCACATCCTGTGGTTTCTTGCTAGTTCCAGTCTTGGAAGGCCCGTTTGCTTTGCCCAGTTACTTATATGGAGACCCACTTCGAGCTCAGTTGTTCATCCCACTCAATGTCAGCTGCTTGTTGAAGGAGGGTAGTGAGCATTTATTTGATG gcTTTGAACCAGAAACATACTGGGACCGTATGCATCTCCTCCAGGAAGCAATAGCATACAG ATTTGGATTTGTGCAAGATAAATACTCGGCCTCTGCCTTCAACTTTCCAGCTGAGAACAAGCCCCAGTATATCCATGTCACAG GGACAGTGTTCTTGCAGCTACCATATTCCAAGCGGAAATTCTCATGTGGGCAGCAGCGCCGCCGGCGCAactccaccagctccaccaACCAGAACATGTTCTGTGAGGAGCGCATCGGCTACAACTGGGCCTACAACACCATGCTGACCAAAACCTGGAGATCCAGTGCCACGGGGGATGAGAAGTTTGCTGATCGGTTGCTGAAAGACTTCACAGACTTCTGCTGGAACAAAGACAGCCGGCTTGTTTTGTTCTGGACTGACTGCCTGGATAAGATGCATGCTAGTGCTCCGTAA
- the DEPDC5 gene encoding GATOR complex protein DEPDC5 isoform X8 — protein MRTNKVYKLVIHKKGFGGSDDELVVNPKVFLQIKLGDVVEIAHPNDEYSPLLLQVKSLKEDLQKETISVDQTVAQVFRLRPYQDVHVNVVDPKEVTLDLVELTFKDQYIGRGDMWRLKKSLVSTCAYVTQKVEFAGIRAQAGELWVKSEKVTCGYISEDTRVVFRSTSAMVYIFIQMSCEMWDFDIYGDLYFEKAVNGFLADLFTKWKEKNCSHEVTVVLFSRTFYEAKSIDEFPETHRASIRQDHEGRFYEDFYKVVVQNERREEWTSLLVTIKKLFIQYPVLVRLEQAEGFPPGYNSTSAQGNYLEAINLSFNVFDKHYINRNFDRTGQMSVVITPGVGVFEVDRLLMILTKQRMIDNGIGVDLVCMGEQPLHAVPLFKLHNRCGPGDSRLGDDYNIPHWINHSFYTSKSQLLCNSFTPRIKLAGRKPLTEKAKNNRDASLGTPKDAENALPIQVDYDGYDAQVFRLPGPSRAQRCTTFSRSVRERESRTRKSSSSYDVSCSPSLQSRTLPPEEVRSQASDDSSLGKISNILMIPRPHLHQCEVSSSLGYTSTRDVLENMLEPQQRDSSAPGRFHVGSAESMLHIRPGGYTPQRALINPFAPSRMPMKLTSNRRRWMHTFPVGPSGEAIQIHHQTRQNMAEMQGNGQQDLTHSSAELLELAYHEAAGRHISARHPGDGASFLSFSGTEEYSNGLAGSNSAGMNLKTQNKDTLEDAVSNSPDPMPGFCCTVGVDWKSLTTPACLPLTTDYFPDRQSLQNDYTEGCYDLLPEADIDRRDEEGVQMTAQQVFEEFICQRLMQGYQIIVQSKPQKTATTVPPPLSSSPLYSRGLVSRNRPEEEDQYWLSMGRTFHKVTLKDKIITVTRYLPKYPYESAQINYTYSLCPSHSDSEFVSCWVEFSHERLEEYKWNYLDQYICSAGSEDFSLIESLKFWRTRFLLLPACISATKRIVEGEAHCDVYGDRPRSDEEEWQLLDGFIRFVEALNRIRRRHRSDRMIRKGSAMKGLQIAGPIPTHSLEQSGSHIVRKGTSALSALLQMEASQKTLGEQQAAMLSGKSSGQPSESGSIAITPTYMDSPRKVSIDQSVPATSDGNTLINTGQLPDRGNTQTLGSSQNVAEQGYTTAGAAEGSSQCSASTLTSSSTLIEILEAMKHPTTGIQLLSEQKGLSPYCFISAEVVHWLVNNVEGVQTQAMAIDIMQKMLEEQLIVHASGEALRTFIYGFYFYKIVVDKEPDRVGMQQPAMWHTAAMDDFSAFQRKWFEVAFVAEELLHSEIPAFFLPWLPSRPASYASRHSSFSRSFGGRSQAAALLAATVPEQRTVTLDVDVNNRTDRLEWCSCYYHGNFSLNAAFEIKLHWMAVTAAVLFEMVQGWHRKATSCGFLLVPVLEGPFALPSYLYGDPLRAQLFIPLNVSCLLKEGSEHLFDGFEPETYWDRMHLLQEAIAYRFGFVQDKYSASAFNFPAENKPQYIHVTGTVFLQLPYSKRKFSCGQQRRRRNSTSSTNQNMFCEERIGYNWAYNTMLTKTWRSSATGDEKFADRLLKDFTDFCWNKDSRLVLFWTDCLDKMHASAP, from the exons ATGAGAACCAACAAGGTGTACAAGCTCGTCATACATAAGAAGGGTTTTGGAGGCAGTG ATGATGAACTGGTGGTGAATCCTAAAGTATTTCTTCAAATCAAGCTGGGAGATGTTGTGGAAATTGCACATCCCAATGATGAATACAG TCCCCTGCTTCTACAGGTGAAGTCACTTAAGGAAGATTTGCAGAAAG AAACTATAAGTGTGGATCAGACAGTGGCACAAGTGTTCCGACTGCGGCCCTACCAGGATGTCCATGTGAATGTTGTTGACCCAAAG gagGTGACACTGGACTTGGTGGAGCTGACCTTCAAGGATCAGTATATTGGGCGTGGGGATATGTGGCGACTGAAGAAGAGTTTG GTCAGTACATGTGCCTATGTCACCCAAAAAGTTGAATTTGCAGGTATCAG ggcacaggcaggtgaACTGTGGGTTAAGAGTGAGAAAGTCACTTGTGGATACATCAGTGAGGACACCCGG GTGGTCTTCCGCTCCACTTCTGCCatggtttatatttttatccAGATGAGCTGTGAAATGTGGGATTTTGATATTTATG GGGACCTGTATTTTGAGAAAGCTGTGAATGGTTTCCTTGCTGACCTCTTCACAAAATGGAAG GAGAAAAATTGCAGCCATGAAGTGacagtggttttattttctagaacATTTTACGAAGCAAAATCTATAG atGAGTTTCCTGAAACACATCGGGCATCGATTCGGCAGGATCATGAGGGGAGATTTTATGAAGATTTTTACAA AGTTGTAGTTCAGAATGAGAGACGAGAAGAGTGGACCTCATTGCTTGTGAccattaaaaagcttttcatcCAGTATCCTGTGTTGGTACGACTGGAGCAAGCAG AGGGCTTTCCCCCAGGTTACAATTCTACCTCGGCACAAGGGAACTACCTGGAGGCAATAAATCTTTCATTCAATG TGTTTGACAAGCACTACATAAACCGGAACTTCGACCGCACTGGGCAGATGTCGGTGGTTATCACACCTGGTGTGGGTGTGTTTGAGGTGGATCGACTGCTCATGATTCTGACCAAACAGCGGATGATAGACAATG GGATAGGTGTGGACTTGGTATGCATGGGAGAACAGCCATTGCATGCTGTACCACTCTTTAAG CTCCATAATCGCTGTGGACCTGGTGACTCCAGATTGGGTGATGACTACAATATTCCACACTGGATAAACCATAG tttctacACATCCAAAAGCCAGCTCCTGTGTAACAGCTTCACTCCACGGATCAAGCTGGCAGGAAGGAAA CCACTgactgagaaagcaaaaaataaccGAGATGCCT cactgGGGACTCCAAAAGATGCTGAGAATGCTCTGCCTATCCAGGTAGATTATGATGGGTATGATGCCCAGGTGTTCAGACTGCCAGGCCCATCCAGAGCCCAGCGCTGTACCACGTTCAG caggTCTGTGAGGGAAAGAGAGAGTCGTACCAGGAAGAGCTCTAGTTCCTACGACGtctcctgcagcccttccctgcagagCCGCACGCTGCCCCCCGAGGAGGTGAGGAGCCAGGCTTCTGATGACAGCTCCCTGGGCAAGATCTCTAACATCCTGATGATCCCACGGCCTCATCTGCACCAGTGTGAAGTCAGCAGCTCTTTGGGCTATACCAGCACCAGAG ATGTCCTAGAGAACATGCTGGAGCCTCAGCAACGTGACTCCAGTGCCCCGGGGAGGTTCCACGTGGGCAGTGCAGAATCCATGCTCCACATCCGGCCTGGGGGCTACACCCCCCAGCGGGCGCTGATCAACCCCTTCGCCCCGTCCCGGATGCCCATGAAGCTGACGTCCAACCGGCGGCGCTGGATGCACACCTTCCCCGTGG GTCCCTCAGGAGAAGCTATCCAGATCCATCATCAAACCCGACAGAATATGGCAGAAATGCAGGGCAATGGGCAGCAGGATTTGACGCAttcctctgctgagctgctggagctggcttACCACGAGGCAGCTGGGAG ACATATCAGTGCTCGGCATCCAGGTGACGGTGCCTCTTTCCTGAGCTTCAGTGGAACAGAAGAATACTCCAATGGTCTGGCTGGCAGCAACAGTGCAG GGATGAATCTCAAAACTCAGAACAAGGATACCCTGGAAGATGCTGTCTCTAACTCTCCAGATCCAA TGCCAGGCTTCTGTTGTACAGTTGGAGTGGACTGGAAATCTCTCACTACTCCAGCATGTCTGCCTCTTACCACCGACTACTTCCCCGACCGTCAGAGCCTGCAGAATGATTACACTGAGGGTTGCTATGATCTCCTCCCAGAAGCTGACATTGACAG GAGGGATGAGGAAGGAGTGCAGATGACAGCCCAGCAGGTGTTTGAGGAGTTTATTTGTCAGCGTCTCATGCAAGGCTATCAAATTATTGTGCAATCCAAGCCACAGAAAACAGCTACAACTGTGCCACCCCCACTCAGCAGCAGTCCCCTTTACAGTCGAG GTCTTGTGTCAAGAAATCGACCTGAGGAAGAAGATCAGTACTGGCTGAGCATGGGCCGTACCTTCCACAAAGTCacattaaaagacaaaataataacTGTGACTCGATACCTGCCAAA GTATCCATATGAATCTGCTCAGATAAATTACACTTACAGCTTGTGCCCCTCACACTCTGACTCTGAATTTGTCTCTTGCTGGGTAGAATTTTCCCATGAGAGACTAGAAGAGTACAAGTGGAATTACTTGGATCAGTATATCTGTTCTGCTGGCTCTGAGGATTTCAG CCTCATCGAATCACTGAAATTCTGGAGGACCcgcttcctgctcctgcctgcctgcatcAGCGCCACCAAGCGCATCGTGGAAGGAGAGGCGCACTGCGACGTGTACGGGGACAGGCCCCGCTCCGACGAGGAGGAGTGGCAGCTCCTGGACGGCTTCATCCGCTTCGTGGAGGCCTTGAACCGCATTCGCCGGCGCCATCGGTCCGATCGGATGATTCGA aaAGGATCTGCCATGAAGGGCTTGCAGATTGCTGGTCCAATTCCCACCCATTCTTTGGAGCAGTCTGGGTCTCACATTGTGAGGAAAGGAACCTCTGCACTCTCAGCTCTGCTACAGATGGAAGCCAGTCAGAA gACACTGGGGGAGCAGCAAGCAGCAATGCTGTCTGGGAagagctctgggcagccttCGGAGAGTGGGAGCATTGCTATCACACCCACCTATATGGACAGCCCTCGTAAG GTCTCTATAGATCAGTCAGTACCTGCAACCTCAGATGGCAACACATTGATAAACACGGGGCAGTTACCTGATCGGGGCAACACGCAGACCTTGGGAAGTTCCCAGAATGTTGCAGAGCAAGGATACACcacagctggtgctgcagagggCAG CTCTCAGTGTTCAGCAAGCACTCTGACTTCCTCCTCCACCTTGATAGAGATTCTTGAAGCCATGAAACACCCCAC CACAGGGAtccagctgctctctgagcAGAAGGGCCTCTCTCCGTACTGCTTCATCAGCGCAGAAGTTGTGCACTGGCTGGTGAACAACGTGGAAGGTGTGCAAACCCAGGCCATGGCCATTGACATAATGCAG aaaatgcTAGAAGAGCAGCTTATTGTCCATGCATCTGGAGAAGCCTTACGAACCTTTATttatggcttttatttttacaagatTGTTGTGGACAAAGAACCAGACCGAG TGGGCATGCAGCAACCTGCCATGTGGCACACAGCTGCCATGGATGACTTCTCTGCCTTCCAGAGGAAATGGTTTGAGGTGGCATTTGTGGCAGAAGAGCTCCTGCACTCAGAAATCCCAGCCTTcttcctgccctggctgcccagCCGCCCAGCCTCCTATGCAAGTAGGCACAGTTCCTTTAGCCGCAGTTTcggaggacggagccaggcaGCTGCACTATTAG CTGCCACAGTGCCTGAGCAGCGGACGGTGACGCTGGATGTGGATGTGAACAACCGCACGGACCGTCTGGAGTGGTGCAGCTGTTATTACCATGGCAATTTCTCCCTGAACGCTGCCTTTGAAATCAAGTTACACTGGATGGCAGTGACTGCAGCTGTTCTTTTTGAGATG GTTCAAGGTTGGCATCGGAAAGCCACATCCTGTGGTTTCTTGCTAGTTCCAGTCTTGGAAGGCCCGTTTGCTTTGCCCAGTTACTTATATGGAGACCCACTTCGAGCTCAGTTGTTCATCCCACTCAATGTCAGCTGCTTGTTGAAGGAGGGTAGTGAGCATTTATTTGATG gcTTTGAACCAGAAACATACTGGGACCGTATGCATCTCCTCCAGGAAGCAATAGCATACAG ATTTGGATTTGTGCAAGATAAATACTCGGCCTCTGCCTTCAACTTTCCAGCTGAGAACAAGCCCCAGTATATCCATGTCACAG GGACAGTGTTCTTGCAGCTACCATATTCCAAGCGGAAATTCTCATGTGGGCAGCAGCGCCGCCGGCGCAactccaccagctccaccaACCAGAACATGTTCTGTGAGGAGCGCATCGGCTACAACTGGGCCTACAACACCATGCTGACCAAAACCTGGAGATCCAGTGCCACGGGGGATGAGAAGTTTGCTGATCGGTTGCTGAAAGACTTCACAGACTTCTGCTGGAACAAAGACAGCCGGCTTGTTTTGTTCTGGACTGACTGCCTGGATAAGATGCATGCTAGTGCTCCGTAA